GGCGATGGTCTTGACGGTCTCCATGGGATCGGCGATGGGCTGGTACAGGCTCGGGATCATGGGCTGGCAGTAGGTGCCCACGTACACGCCCAGGTCCGCCAGCTCCTTCATCTCGTCCAGCAGCAGCTTGTTGAGCTCCAGCAGCGGATGGTCCAGGGTAGCGCGCACGCCCAGCTCCTTGGCCTTCTTGCACAGCGGCAGGAGTTCCTCGAAGTCGGTGTGGCCGAAGCC
The window above is part of the Deltaproteobacteria bacterium genome. Proteins encoded here:
- a CDS encoding DUF6282 family protein, with translation GFGHTDFEELLPLCKKAKELGVRATLDHPLLELNKLLLDEMKELADLGVYVGTYCQPMIPSLYQPIADPMETVKTIAEIGPERCIIGSDFGQVLHLNAVDGMRVFIRALLGFGITKEQISIMLKDNPAKLMWLDD